One genomic region from Sulfurimonas sp. encodes:
- a CDS encoding CBS domain-containing protein — translation MNSKFIIDSNTNILIAMQKIDANKENFLLCVNNEGILDGTLTDGDIRRFIVKNKNLNIDVTDVMSKSFESLDINDTFRDIAQKFKSRRIKFLPILKNKKIKNILTKKQFHIMLLEDIEIDLLKDFSIYDNKILEHEIYNKPWGFYKSTLYTEMAQSKIITVFPNEELSLQEHKKREEHWVIIKGKAKVILGDSELLLNAGKYVYIPKSVKHQIVNLSKNENLIFAEVQLGEYFGEDDIIRYTDKYNRI, via the coding sequence ATGAATAGTAAATTTATAATAGATTCTAATACAAATATTTTAATAGCAATGCAGAAGATAGATGCTAATAAAGAAAACTTTTTATTGTGTGTTAATAATGAAGGTATATTAGATGGTACTTTAACAGACGGAGATATCCGTCGCTTCATTGTAAAAAACAAAAACCTTAATATTGATGTAACAGATGTGATGTCTAAGAGTTTTGAATCATTAGATATAAATGATACATTTAGAGATATAGCGCAAAAGTTTAAATCACGCAGGATTAAATTTCTTCCAATATTAAAAAATAAAAAAATAAAAAATATTTTAACAAAAAAACAATTTCATATAATGCTACTAGAAGATATAGAGATAGATTTGCTTAAAGATTTTTCTATCTATGATAACAAGATATTAGAGCATGAAATTTATAATAAACCTTGGGGTTTTTACAAAAGTACACTTTACACAGAGATGGCTCAATCAAAGATAATAACAGTATTTCCAAATGAAGAGTTAAGTCTGCAAGAGCATAAAAAAAGAGAAGAACACTGGGTAATCATAAAAGGTAAGGCAAAAGTTATCTTAGGTGACTCAGAGTTACTTTTAAATGCTGGAAAATATGTATATATTCCAAAGAGTGTAAAGCATCAGATAGTGAATTTAAGCAAGAATGAGAACTTAATTTTTGCAGAGGTTCAACTAGGTGAATACTTTGGAGAAGATGATATCATTAGATACACAGATAAGTACAATAGGATATAA
- a CDS encoding N-acetylneuraminate synthase family protein, with the protein MKFDFNYEEPKVIAEIGCNHMGEMKIAKELISLAHSSGAKYIKFQKRNNRELLTQAQYDTPHPVPKNSYGDTYGAHREFLEFNVAQHKELKEYCDELGVVYSTSVWDVTSAKEMISFEPEFLKVPSACNNNFKMLKVLRDEFKGQVQLSIGMTTREEVEEIISFFEQTNQAKTRLLIYSCTSGYPVPFEDVSLLEINWLYENYGDRVNEIGFSGHHLGISVDIAAYTLGARWIERHFTKDITWKGTDHGASLMADGMRRLTRDLSAVHKALTYKSDEILPIEKVQRDKLKSRK; encoded by the coding sequence ATGAAGTTTGATTTTAATTACGAAGAACCAAAAGTTATAGCGGAGATTGGTTGTAATCATATGGGTGAGATGAAAATAGCTAAAGAGTTAATCTCTCTGGCACATAGTAGCGGAGCTAAGTATATAAAATTTCAAAAAAGAAACAACAGAGAGCTTTTAACACAAGCTCAATATGATACACCGCATCCAGTTCCTAAAAATTCTTATGGAGATACTTATGGGGCTCATAGAGAATTTTTAGAGTTTAATGTAGCTCAACATAAAGAATTAAAAGAGTATTGTGATGAGTTGGGCGTAGTGTATTCTACTTCTGTGTGGGATGTTACTAGTGCAAAAGAGATGATAAGTTTTGAGCCTGAGTTTTTAAAAGTCCCATCAGCATGCAATAATAACTTTAAAATGTTAAAAGTTCTTCGTGATGAGTTTAAAGGTCAAGTACAATTATCCATAGGTATGACTACAAGAGAGGAAGTGGAAGAGATTATCAGCTTTTTTGAGCAGACAAATCAAGCAAAGACAAGACTACTTATATATTCATGTACATCTGGTTATCCTGTGCCATTTGAAGATGTATCGCTATTAGAGATAAACTGGCTTTATGAAAACTATGGTGATAGAGTAAATGAGATAGGTTTTTCAGGACATCACTTGGGTATATCTGTAGATATAGCAGCTTATACATTAGGTGCAAGATGGATAGAAAGACATTTTACTAAAGATATAACTTGGAAGGGAACTGACCATGGGGCATCACTTATGGCTGATGGTATGAGAAGACTAACTAGAGACTTGTCAGCAGTTCACAAAGCACTTACATATAAGAGTGATGAAATCCTGCCAATAGAAAAAGTTCAGCGTGATAAACTAAAAAGTAGAAAATAG
- a CDS encoding class I SAM-dependent methyltransferase, translating to MSCYLCGSSEFKYRDGEVRDNKELKVKECKECSLVYLSDFSHVDAGFYEDSNMHESFDLNKWNKETDADDKRRYEFTRELIKDKDILDFGSGNGGYLNYASKKAKSISALELETAISAQYKEYGIELFRDIKELDKKYDVITMFHVMEHLPNPKEMIKQLSSNLKEGGKIIIEVPNSNDALLSLYESESFSKFTYWSCHLFLFNEKTLQELIHQCSLKVDYIKHIQRYPLSNHLYWLSKDKPGGHQKWGEFLDSDALSDAYESSLASLSKTDTIIAQISKG from the coding sequence ATGAGTTGTTATCTTTGTGGTTCATCGGAGTTTAAATATAGAGATGGTGAAGTACGAGATAACAAAGAGCTAAAAGTAAAAGAGTGTAAAGAGTGTTCGTTAGTTTACTTGTCTGATTTTTCTCATGTAGATGCAGGGTTTTATGAAGACTCAAATATGCATGAGAGTTTTGATTTGAACAAGTGGAACAAAGAAACAGATGCAGATGATAAAAGACGATATGAATTTACAAGAGAGCTTATAAAAGATAAAGATATCCTTGACTTTGGAAGTGGTAATGGTGGGTATCTAAATTATGCATCTAAGAAGGCAAAAAGTATCTCTGCTTTGGAGTTAGAAACAGCAATATCTGCACAATATAAAGAGTATGGTATAGAGTTGTTTAGAGATATAAAAGAGTTAGACAAGAAGTATGATGTTATAACTATGTTTCATGTCATGGAGCATTTACCTAATCCTAAAGAGATGATAAAACAACTCTCCTCAAACTTAAAAGAGGGTGGAAAAATCATCATAGAAGTTCCAAACTCTAATGATGCTCTGCTCTCGTTGTATGAGAGTGAATCTTTTTCTAAATTTACATACTGGTCTTGTCATTTGTTTTTGTTTAATGAAAAAACACTACAAGAGCTAATACATCAATGTTCTCTTAAAGTAGATTATATTAAGCATATTCAGCGTTACCCTCTCTCAAATCACCTTTACTGGTTAAGCAAAGATAAACCTGGTGGACATCAAAAATGGGGTGAATTTTTAGACTCAGATGCCTTAAGTGATGCTTATGAAAGTTCTTTAGCATCTCTTAGTAAAACAGATACTATAATAGCTCAAATATCTAAAGGTTAA
- a CDS encoding cytidylyltransferase domain-containing protein, translating into MNIAFIPARCGSKAIRFKNIKEFCGKPLIYWNLLALENATLVDEVFVATDCIEISEVVESFGFDKVKIYMRDRVNAQDESSTEDVMLEFLSKNSFSADALFMLVQATSPTTQSHDFDGGIKELLKSKKDSLLSVVREKRFFWNNDGNALNYDYKNRPRRQDFDGYLLENGAFYINSVSNILRDENRLSAEIAFYEMHDYTSIEIDEKHDWKIAEEYMKENVLYRYVKERNIKLFLSDVDGTLTDAGMYYGENDEELKKFNTHDGKGFELLRKAGIKTGIITSEDTKIVRNRAKKLKVDYLYQGLEHKGKLDIVKEICSTEGISLDEVAYVGDDVNCKELLEAVGVCACPKNALPSVKSIPNIIELTLRGGDGAVREFVDIILR; encoded by the coding sequence ATGAACATTGCATTTATACCAGCTCGTTGTGGAAGTAAGGCTATCCGTTTTAAAAATATAAAAGAGTTTTGTGGAAAACCATTAATATATTGGAATCTACTTGCTTTAGAAAATGCAACTCTTGTAGATGAAGTTTTCGTTGCAACTGATTGTATTGAGATAAGTGAAGTTGTAGAGAGCTTTGGATTTGATAAAGTAAAAATATATATGCGTGATAGAGTTAATGCTCAAGATGAATCATCAACAGAAGATGTAATGTTGGAATTTTTAAGTAAAAATAGCTTTAGTGCAGATGCGTTATTTATGCTTGTTCAAGCAACTTCCCCAACAACTCAAAGTCATGACTTTGATGGAGGGATAAAAGAACTTTTAAAATCTAAAAAAGATTCTTTGTTAAGTGTAGTAAGAGAGAAAAGATTTTTTTGGAATAATGATGGCAATGCACTAAATTATGACTATAAAAACAGACCTAGAAGACAAGACTTTGATGGTTATCTGCTTGAAAATGGTGCATTTTATATTAATAGCGTGAGTAATATTTTAAGAGATGAAAATCGTCTAAGTGCTGAAATAGCTTTTTATGAAATGCATGACTATACATCTATAGAGATAGATGAAAAGCATGACTGGAAAATAGCTGAAGAATATATGAAAGAAAATGTACTTTACAGATATGTCAAAGAGAGAAATATAAAGCTCTTTTTATCAGATGTAGATGGAACACTTACAGATGCAGGTATGTACTACGGTGAGAATGATGAAGAGTTAAAGAAGTTTAACACTCATGATGGAAAAGGTTTTGAGTTGCTTAGAAAAGCAGGAATAAAAACTGGAATAATTACAAGTGAAGATACTAAAATAGTAAGAAATAGAGCCAAAAAATTGAAAGTTGATTATCTTTACCAAGGGCTAGAGCATAAGGGTAAGCTAGATATTGTTAAAGAGATTTGTTCTACGGAAGGTATCTCTTTAGATGAAGTGGCTTATGTTGGTGATGATGTTAACTGCAAGGAACTTTTAGAGGCTGTAGGTGTATGTGCATGTCCTAAAAATGCACTGCCTAGTGTAAAGAGTATTCCCAACATCATAGAACTCACACTTCGTGGAGGAGATGGAGCAGTTAGAGAATTTGTAGATATTATTTTAAGATAG
- a CDS encoding DUF354 domain-containing protein yields the protein MIWFDLVTPKSVLFFEPIIKEIQKKNLSVFITTRGGEGYKETIELLDLYKLKYVNIGNFGGSSLKSKFEASIDRQIKFMKFISEHHIDRLICLSSVDACRVAFGLGIPIINFYDIPLSDHTTNFTKALPQARLTIPLATKMFKPFVVPNNVIERFGLDKSQIYEYNFIDPLIWLCKFEYNISYVKKILKHYNMDYSKRTIIIREEEYKSSYVDKKYPIIYEALQEIKDLTNSNIIIIPRYESEYLKKEFPFAIILEEKVEIQHLLKFCDLFIGGGGTINTEACFLGTPTISTRSFISHYDKYQIDNNLMVWVENKEELITKTKLMIGTQVNTKPIEQMSINLEKIVSDILS from the coding sequence ATGATTTGGTTTGACCTAGTTACCCCAAAATCAGTTTTATTTTTTGAACCAATTATAAAAGAAATACAAAAGAAAAATTTATCTGTATTTATAACTACAAGAGGTGGAGAAGGATATAAAGAAACCATAGAGTTACTTGATTTATATAAGTTAAAATATGTAAATATTGGTAATTTTGGGGGCAGTAGCCTAAAGTCAAAATTTGAAGCATCTATAGATAGACAAATTAAATTTATGAAATTTATAAGTGAACATCATATAGATAGACTGATTTGCCTCTCATCAGTTGATGCTTGTCGTGTTGCTTTTGGACTTGGTATACCAATTATCAATTTCTATGATATACCCCTCTCGGACCATACTACAAACTTTACAAAAGCCTTACCTCAGGCAAGACTTACCATACCACTTGCGACTAAAATGTTTAAACCATTTGTAGTTCCAAACAATGTCATAGAAAGATTTGGGCTAGATAAAAGTCAAATATATGAATATAACTTCATAGACCCCCTAATATGGTTATGTAAATTTGAGTACAACATATCTTATGTAAAAAAGATTTTGAAACATTATAATATGGATTATTCCAAGCGTACGATTATCATCAGAGAAGAGGAATATAAGTCTAGCTATGTAGATAAAAAATACCCTATTATTTATGAAGCATTGCAAGAGATAAAAGATTTAACTAATTCAAATATCATAATCATCCCAAGATATGAGAGTGAGTACCTCAAAAAAGAGTTTCCATTTGCTATCATTTTAGAAGAAAAAGTTGAAATTCAGCACTTATTAAAATTTTGTGATTTGTTCATCGGTGGTGGTGGAACTATAAATACAGAAGCTTGTTTTTTAGGTACACCGACAATCTCTACTAGAAGTTTTATAAGCCACTATGACAAATATCAGATAGACAATAATCTTATGGTTTGGGTGGAGAACAAAGAAGAACTAATTACTAAAACAAAACTAATGATAGGTACACAAGTAAACACTAAACCAATAGAACAGATGAGTATTAACTTAGAAAAAATAGTATCAGATATACTATCTTAA
- a CDS encoding class I SAM-dependent methyltransferase, whose product MQKYLNILNDNDLSIFKDIESLRDKIIQENKQIKVLDYGAGNPDDKRSSEQMYKGVTKNISTKSLCKIGLKNDFAHLIYAIIKKHQPATILELGTCCGFSSIYMSKALKNEGTIHTIEGSPQTAQIAQKNFKDIDALNIKSYVGRFSDVLPNILPNIKSIDFAFIDGHHDRDATLEYFKNIKPFLSENAIVLFDDISWSKGMIEAWEIIKKDNAITSYEDYAKVGLCFFGDVDDLV is encoded by the coding sequence ATGCAAAAATATTTAAATATTCTTAATGATAACGACTTGAGTATTTTCAAAGATATTGAATCATTAAGAGATAAAATTATTCAAGAAAATAAACAGATAAAAGTATTAGACTATGGTGCTGGAAATCCTGATGATAAGCGAAGTTCTGAGCAAATGTACAAAGGTGTGACCAAAAATATAAGCACAAAAAGTTTATGCAAAATCGGTTTAAAAAATGACTTTGCACATCTTATATATGCAATCATTAAAAAACATCAGCCAGCAACTATTCTTGAACTTGGAACTTGTTGTGGATTTTCATCTATCTATATGTCTAAGGCATTAAAGAATGAAGGCACTATCCATACAATTGAAGGCTCTCCACAAACTGCACAAATCGCTCAGAAGAATTTTAAAGATATTGATGCATTAAATATAAAATCTTATGTAGGTAGATTTAGCGATGTACTGCCAAACATTTTACCAAATATAAAATCTATAGACTTTGCCTTTATTGATGGGCATCATGACAGGGATGCGACATTAGAATATTTTAAAAATATAAAACCATTTCTTAGTGAAAATGCAATTGTACTTTTTGATGATATATCTTGGTCAAAGGGGATGATAGAAGCGTGGGAAATTATTAAAAAAGACAACGCTATAACTAGTTATGAAGACTATGCTAAAGTTGGACTTTGTTTTTTTGGAGATGTAGATGATTTGGTTTGA